In Carya illinoinensis cultivar Pawnee chromosome 10, C.illinoinensisPawnee_v1, whole genome shotgun sequence, one DNA window encodes the following:
- the LOC122280101 gene encoding lactosylceramide 4-alpha-galactosyltransferase-like isoform X1 yields MVKKFTRKMFDYQVFILSRAKLSRILSKIITLAVLIFIIYTVCIVSEISHKSVAFYTNHKQIAGELGTHEGADQGRILESSTISPIKLRSIQEESDDDRVDDDKDHFPVPPFNVSEQERIEWLRKNIPKFEIFKSNNFTRRFHDRVLDFFNRDSCEVQFFMTWIAPAKWFGEREFLAMESLFKVHPRGCLMILSRSMDSARGHRILKPLLDRGLKVKAVTPDLAFLFKGTPAKTWFDGIRSGEKDPGEISLAQNLSNLLRLAVLFKYGGVYLDTDFIVIKPFTGLKNSIGAQSMDVESKKWTRLNNAILVFDMNHPLLFKFMEEFAYTFDGNKWGHNGPYLVSRVVERVRKRPGYNFRVLPPMAFYPADWIRIRKFFQKPKNQNDLRWVKAKLLQLNGETYGVHLWNKQTCRLTIQEGSVLGRLISDHCVICNKINSS; encoded by the coding sequence ATGGTTAAGAAATTCACAAGAAAGATGTTTGATTACCAGGTGTTCATCCTTAGCCGTGCCAAATTATCCCGAATCTTGTCTAAGATCATCACGCTTGCTGTGTTGATCTTTATCATCTACACAGTCTGTATCGTCTCTGAGATTTCCCACAAGTCTGTTGCGTTTTATACGAATCATAAGCAAATTGCAGGGGAGCTAGGGACTCATGAAGGAGCTGATCAAGGACGAATATTGGAATCAAGTACTATCAGTCCCATAAAATTACGTTCCATTCAAGAAGAGAGTGATGATGATCGAGTTGACGATGATAAGGATCATTTTCCTGTTCCTCCCTTCAATGTCTCAGAACAGGAAAGGATTGAGTGGTTGCGGAAAAACATACCAAAGTTTGAGATTTTCAAGTCAAACAACTTCACTCGGCGGTTTCATGATCGGGTCCTGGATTTCTTCAACCGTGACAGCTGCGAGGTTCAGTTCTTCATGACATGGATTGCACCAGCAAAGTGGTTTGGAGAAAGAGAGTTCTTGGCTATGGAGAGCCTTTTCAAGGTCCACCCACGTGGGTGCTTGATGATTCTGTCGAGAAGCATGGACTCAGCACGAGGGCACAGGATTCTGAAACCACTTCTCGACCGGGGGTTGAAAGTGAAAGCTGTGACACCGGACCTGGCATTTCTGTTCAAGGGGACGCCAGCTAAAACTTGGTTTGATGGGATTAGGAGTGGGGAAAAAGACCCTGGTGAGATCTCACTAGCTCAGAATCTATCTAATTTGTTGAGACTTGCAGTTTTGTTCAAGTATGGAGGTGTCTACTTGGACACCGATTTCATTGTTATAAAACCTTTTACCGGGTTGAAGAACTCAATTGGAGCACAGAGTATGGACGTGGAGTCTAAGAAATGGACAAGGTTGAATAATGCGATCTTGGTGTTTGATATGAATCATCCATTACTATTCAAATTCATGGAGGAATTTGCATACACTTTTGACGGGAATAAATGGGGTCACAATGGTCCCTATTTGGTTTCCAGGGTGGTTGAGAGAGTAAGAAAGAGACCTGGTTATAATTTCAGGGTCTTGCCCCCTATGGCCTTCTATCCTGCAGATTGGATTAGGATAAGAAAGTTTTTTCAAAAGCCAAAAAACCAGAATGATTTGAGATGGGTAAAAGCCAAGCTGCTTCAGCTAAATGGGGAGACTTACGGAGTACACCTATGGAACAAGCAAACATGCAGATTAACAATCCAAGAGGGAAGCGTCCTTGGAAGATTAATCTCAGATCACTGTGTCATTTGCAACAAGATAAATAGTTCTTAG
- the LOC122280101 gene encoding lactosylceramide 4-alpha-galactosyltransferase-like isoform X2, with protein sequence MKILSAVFILSRAKLSRILSKIITLAVLIFIIYTVCIVSEISHKSVAFYTNHKQIAGELGTHEGADQGRILESSTISPIKLRSIQEESDDDRVDDDKDHFPVPPFNVSEQERIEWLRKNIPKFEIFKSNNFTRRFHDRVLDFFNRDSCEVQFFMTWIAPAKWFGEREFLAMESLFKVHPRGCLMILSRSMDSARGHRILKPLLDRGLKVKAVTPDLAFLFKGTPAKTWFDGIRSGEKDPGEISLAQNLSNLLRLAVLFKYGGVYLDTDFIVIKPFTGLKNSIGAQSMDVESKKWTRLNNAILVFDMNHPLLFKFMEEFAYTFDGNKWGHNGPYLVSRVVERVRKRPGYNFRVLPPMAFYPADWIRIRKFFQKPKNQNDLRWVKAKLLQLNGETYGVHLWNKQTCRLTIQEGSVLGRLISDHCVICNKINSS encoded by the exons ATGAAAATTCTTTCGGCG GTGTTCATCCTTAGCCGTGCCAAATTATCCCGAATCTTGTCTAAGATCATCACGCTTGCTGTGTTGATCTTTATCATCTACACAGTCTGTATCGTCTCTGAGATTTCCCACAAGTCTGTTGCGTTTTATACGAATCATAAGCAAATTGCAGGGGAGCTAGGGACTCATGAAGGAGCTGATCAAGGACGAATATTGGAATCAAGTACTATCAGTCCCATAAAATTACGTTCCATTCAAGAAGAGAGTGATGATGATCGAGTTGACGATGATAAGGATCATTTTCCTGTTCCTCCCTTCAATGTCTCAGAACAGGAAAGGATTGAGTGGTTGCGGAAAAACATACCAAAGTTTGAGATTTTCAAGTCAAACAACTTCACTCGGCGGTTTCATGATCGGGTCCTGGATTTCTTCAACCGTGACAGCTGCGAGGTTCAGTTCTTCATGACATGGATTGCACCAGCAAAGTGGTTTGGAGAAAGAGAGTTCTTGGCTATGGAGAGCCTTTTCAAGGTCCACCCACGTGGGTGCTTGATGATTCTGTCGAGAAGCATGGACTCAGCACGAGGGCACAGGATTCTGAAACCACTTCTCGACCGGGGGTTGAAAGTGAAAGCTGTGACACCGGACCTGGCATTTCTGTTCAAGGGGACGCCAGCTAAAACTTGGTTTGATGGGATTAGGAGTGGGGAAAAAGACCCTGGTGAGATCTCACTAGCTCAGAATCTATCTAATTTGTTGAGACTTGCAGTTTTGTTCAAGTATGGAGGTGTCTACTTGGACACCGATTTCATTGTTATAAAACCTTTTACCGGGTTGAAGAACTCAATTGGAGCACAGAGTATGGACGTGGAGTCTAAGAAATGGACAAGGTTGAATAATGCGATCTTGGTGTTTGATATGAATCATCCATTACTATTCAAATTCATGGAGGAATTTGCATACACTTTTGACGGGAATAAATGGGGTCACAATGGTCCCTATTTGGTTTCCAGGGTGGTTGAGAGAGTAAGAAAGAGACCTGGTTATAATTTCAGGGTCTTGCCCCCTATGGCCTTCTATCCTGCAGATTGGATTAGGATAAGAAAGTTTTTTCAAAAGCCAAAAAACCAGAATGATTTGAGATGGGTAAAAGCCAAGCTGCTTCAGCTAAATGGGGAGACTTACGGAGTACACCTATGGAACAAGCAAACATGCAGATTAACAATCCAAGAGGGAAGCGTCCTTGGAAGATTAATCTCAGATCACTGTGTCATTTGCAACAAGATAAATAGTTCTTAG
- the LOC122278252 gene encoding 30S ribosomal protein S31, chloroplastic yields the protein MASLVLGAAPAFTHSLILSSRISFSKSETLGVSLSSSSASSLSISATFSPPPVFSVYCGRGDRKTARGKRFNHSFGNARPHGKNKGRGPPRVPVPPAPPKKDRFDNDEIIKIEIDEF from the exons ATGGCGTCTCTCGTACTCGGAGCTGCTCCTGCCTTTACCCATTCACTCATTCTCTCGTCTCGAATTTCTTTCTCCAAATCCGAAACCCTAGGAGTATCGCTTTCCTCCTCTTCGGCTTCTTCTCTCTCAATTTCGGCTACATTTTCTCCTCCTCCTGTCTTTTCAG TTTACTGCGGAAGAGGCGATAGGAAAACGGCCAGAGGAAAACGTTTCAATCACTCCTTTGGCAAC GCGAGGCCACATGGCAAGAATAAAGGGAGAGGACCGCCAAGGGTACCGGTTCCTCCGGCTCCACCAAAGAAAGATCGGTTCGATAACGATGAGATCATCAAGATTGAAATCGATGAGTTCTAG
- the LOC122278780 gene encoding protein yippee-like, giving the protein MGRLFVITLEGSFYSCKYCKTHLALSKNTVSKTFHCRHGKAYLFDKVVNVTAGEKEERLMITGLHTVVDIFCVGCGSLVGWKYEAAPAESQKYKEGKFILERFKVLGPIGSNYMASQEAQVGGSDADDA; this is encoded by the exons ATGGGAAGGCTATTTGTGATCACTCTTGAAGGAAGCTTCTATAGCTGCAAGTACTGCAAAACACACCTCGCCCTTTCTAAAAATACTGTTTCCAAG ACTTTCCACTGCAGGCATGGCAAGgcttatttatttgataaagt TGTGAATGTCACGGCTGGAGAGAAAGAAGAGCGTTTGATGATTACTGGATTGCACACTGTTGTTGACATTTTTTGTGTAGGATGTGGCTCACTTGTGGGTTGGAAATAT GAAGCTGCACCTGCAGAAAGCCAGAAGTACAAGGAGGGGAAATTCATCCTCGAGAG GTTTAAGGTGTTGGGTCCTATTGGAAGCAACTACATGGCAAGTCAGGAAGCTCAAGTTGGTGGAAGCGATGCTGATGATGCCTGA